Genomic DNA from Aphanothece sacrum FPU1:
AATCATTTGTTGTTGAAAATCGAAAACTCTTAGAAGGGTTAGGGAAATCTTAATCCTAGTAAAAATATAATACTAATTCATCAAAATCTGACTATACATGCTAATGGTGTAGGAGTCAACGGCCCTTGACCCCTGCAACAATAAATAAGTTAACCCTACTGTTTGAGTTAAATTAAGTTGTCTTCACCAGAAAACCCCCAATTATCCCCCACAAGCGCGATCGCCGCTAAAACCACCTTAAAAGCGACTACTGAGAAATGGTTTGAATATTCGGTGCGAGTCCAACCCCATCATACCGACTATGGGGGAGGAGTTTGGCATGGAACCTATCTCAGTTGGCTAGAAACCGCTAGAGTTGAGTGTTTAAGGTCAATGGGGGTTGATTATGCTGAATTAGTGAGATTAGGCTGTGATATGCCTGTGGTTGAGTTGTCCCTACGTTATCATCGGTCTGTCCGACTCGGAGAAGTCGCTATGGTTAAAACCCGTATGGATGAAATGAGTGGGGTTCGTTTGTATTGGGATTGTCGCATTGAATCAGCCAGTGATCAACAAGTTTATGTGACAGGAAAAATCACTTTAGTGGCCGTTGATCGCGAAAAAGGGAAAATTATGCGTCAACTTCCCCCAACTATTAAAGACGCATTAGTAAAATTGATTGATTTATAAATCTTTGAGAAAGTTAACTACTTTTTCTTGAAAAAATTTCTCATTTTCAAGATACCAATCTCGCGCATTTTCTCCTAGTTTTTTTTTTGTCTCATAATCCATCCCTAAAATTTCTTCTATTTTCGTTTCCAAGGCTTGAGGATCGACATAATAATTCATTCCTAGTCGTTGCGGTTGACGATGGGAATAATCAGCTAATAGACCACGTTCAGACGTGATTAATTCATTCATAGGAGGCGCATTTGTTGTGCAAATTAATGCTTTTGTTGTCATTGCTTCTACAATATAATGACCGAAACCTTCTGCTTGAGATGGACATAAATGAATGCCAAAAGTATTTTGATATTGACGGAGAGTTTGTTCATCTACATAGTCATGAATATAGTCTATATTAGATGCCTGAAGATGAAAACCTTGTTTCTTTTGCCTAACAATAAGAGTCGGCCATTTAGGATGACGAGACCAAACTTCAATCAATGTTTTAGTTCCTTTTTGAACAGCATTACTCCCGGCCATATGAAAAAACTTATCGTAATCTTTGGAATATTGTTCATCAAATTGATCAAAACTGGTAAAACTTATAAATTCTGTTTGACAGCCTAATTTTTGAAAAATATCTTGTGTAAATTTTGTACAACATAGGACATAATCTAACTGAGGCAACAGAGATTGACTACCATCCCGAAACCATTCCGGCATAGGGAGAAGACAATTAACTCTTGCATAGGGAAACCAGGAAGGAACTAGATCTTGTATAAAAATATTAATATCATAGGGAGGTTTTTTTCTAAAAGTATTGCTGGCAAATTTTTCAAAATAAGTAGTTACACGATGAATTTTATGACCAATAGATGGCTTACCAACAGTAAAAACTGATACTTGAAAACCTGCTTTTCTCAAAACCTGACTTAAAATAGAGCTACATCTTGTCAAGCCATGCTGATTATCTACAGTTACTATGTTTATATACGGCATTTTAACTTAGTTTCTAGTTACTCTCGTCTTCAGACATTATCAGTGATTTCTTTAATTAAGGCAAGTGTTTTCTCAATCATCTTTTCTTCAGAAAAGTCTTGAACCCGCTTTTGAGCATTATTAGCCATTTCTTGCATTTCTTGAGGATGTTCTAAAGCCCAAATAATGGCTTCTAATAAGGCGTGTTTATCTTCTTTTTCAAATAATAAACCATGCACTTTATTTTCAATAATTTCTGGCATTCCACTAGCATTAGATACAACAATAGGTAAACCATGAGCCATAGCTTCACTCACAGCAAAAGATTGTCCTCCTTCAAAATGAGTAGGAAAAATAAACAAATCAGCCGCGTTTAAAAAGCGAGAAACATCAGAACGATATCCTAATAAAATAACTTGATTTTCAATTTTATATTTATTAATTTCCTTAACCAGATGATTTCGTAAATCTCCTTCTCCAATCCACACAAATTTAACATTAGGAAATTTTTGAACAATGGGAAAAATAACTTGAACAAGTTCTCGATAACCTTTCTGTGGATGTAAACGCCCGACGGTTAACAAAATTTTATCATTATCATAAATACCAATTTCTTGACGCACTTGATGGCGTAATTGTTGATTTTTTTCTGGAGAATAGTCTAGAAATTCAGCGTTGATTTTAGCTCCATTATAAATAACAGGTATTTTTTCTTCAGAAATTTGTAATGATTGACAAATAAATTTCTTATTATCCTCTGAAATTGCAATCCATTTTTGATTTCTTGAATAACACCAATGATAAATTTTTAGGCGAAATTTACTATAATAAAAATAACGATAAAATAATTGAAATGATACTACTGTAGGCAGGTTTAAAAAGCTACAAGCGATGATACTATCAAAACTCCAATAAGGCCAAGGAACAGTAATATGAACAACATCTGGTTTAACTTTAGATAATAATCTCAAAGTTCTTAAACAATGAGGTATATGTTCTCTAAAAAGCTTATATTCTTTACCATCAACTGGCGCAATATCTAAAGGATGATAAATAATTCCTTGATCTTGAAAATCTTTAATTAAAGACTCAGTTTCAGGCGTTTTAGGAAATGCAGTCTCTACTTGCCAACCTTTTTTAACACCAGCTTTAGCAATAGTTAACGCATATTCTTCCGCACCTCCTCGAATCGGCGAGGGAAAAATGACTAATAGCTTCATATTTTCACAAATGATAAACTTATCTCAAATCTGATTTTGTTGTCCATCGGGATTGATTATTAGTTGATGAAAAAGCTGTAATAGCAGGCTGTAAATCTTCCTCTGTCCATCCTTTACGATAAATAGCCAGTGCTGTACCGGGAATGGCTAAAATGGGGATTTCTTTGGATAATTCGTACAAAGCTTCAGGAACACCATTATAATCACTAAGCCATCCCCAATCAGCATAATCATGCCATAATAATACCCCTTTTTCAGTAAGTAAAGAAAGTAAAATTTTTGTATCAGCTTCTACTGCTTCTTTTTTATGATCTGCATCAAGAAAAAATTCCCATAAATCCTCCTTTTTTTGAAAAAAAATAATATTAATCCTGACTATTGATTTGAATTTATCTTTTTAATTAGAGAAGGTAATAACTCTTGTGGATGACGATAAAAATATTTTATCTTACTATCAATAGACCATTCCCAATAAAAAGGCAATCTTTCAAAAAAGGGAAGCTCTTTGATATGTTGCTTTAAAAGTTTATTATAACGTTCCATGAAAAAATTATTGACTTTACCGTAATAATAGCTTTTAGTTCCTGGTATATGCCTAAAGTTTCCCCAAGTTTCATCTATATACTTTATTTTAGCCACTTTAATAGCTCTGAGGAAAAATTCATTATCCATCACATAGTGTTCATCTACATCATATAAACCAGCTTTTTCATGAATAGATTTATGATAAAAATAAGCAGAAGGATTAACAGGGGGAGGGTTAATCATAAATCCCCGAAGTAAATCTTTTAACCGTAGCTTAGCGGGTTTTTGTACATTAATAATCTGATCATTATCTCCGAGAATATTACAATTACCAACTAAGAAGCTTAAATCAGGGAGACTCTTAAAAATTTCTGCCGCACGGTTCAACACATTTGGTTCATAAAAATCATCAACATTCAAGAAGGATATAATTTCCCCTTTAGTTATCTTAATACCCTTATTCATAGCATCAGATTGTCCTTGGTCGGGTTCAGAAATCCAACGAATATGAGGATATTTCTCAGCATATTCTTCAATAATCTCGACTGTTCTATCTTTTGAACCTCCATCAACAATAATATGCTCAACGTCAGCACAATTTTGCTCAATTACAACTTTGAGACAAGATTCAATAAACTTTTCCCCGTTATAAACCGGAGTAATTACACTGATCATTATTAATCCATAAGTAGTTGAGGTTATGGATTATTATACTTGATCGAGTCCCTAATTCTCAATCCCCAGAAAAACTGACCTTAAGATTGACTCGTTAACGTAATAACTGTTAGTTCTGGGGGACAAAATAAGCGTCCGGGAAAGTATGTCCCTAAGCCTCTATTAACATATAATTGGTTTTGGGCTACTTGATGCCATCCTTGGGCCCATTGCCAATGTTTTAACACTGTGGAACATTTTCGGATAAAAGGAATCCAAGTATCTAAACATCTTGGAGTATATGGACGAATCTGTT
This window encodes:
- a CDS encoding acyl-CoA thioesterase; its protein translation is MSSPENPQLSPTSAIAAKTTLKATTEKWFEYSVRVQPHHTDYGGGVWHGTYLSWLETARVECLRSMGVDYAELVRLGCDMPVVELSLRYHRSVRLGEVAMVKTRMDEMSGVRLYWDCRIESASDQQVYVTGKITLVAVDREKGKIMRQLPPTIKDALVKLIDL
- a CDS encoding glycosyltransferase, with product MPYINIVTVDNQHGLTRCSSILSQVLRKAGFQVSVFTVGKPSIGHKIHRVTTYFEKFASNTFRKKPPYDINIFIQDLVPSWFPYARVNCLLPMPEWFRDGSQSLLPQLDYVLCCTKFTQDIFQKLGCQTEFISFTSFDQFDEQYSKDYDKFFHMAGSNAVQKGTKTLIEVWSRHPKWPTLIVRQKKQGFHLQASNIDYIHDYVDEQTLRQYQNTFGIHLCPSQAEGFGHYIVEAMTTKALICTTNAPPMNELITSERGLLADYSHRQPQRLGMNYYVDPQALETKIEEILGMDYETKKKLGENARDWYLENEKFFQEKVVNFLKDL
- a CDS encoding glycosyltransferase family 4 protein, with amino-acid sequence MKLLVIFPSPIRGGAEEYALTIAKAGVKKGWQVETAFPKTPETESLIKDFQDQGIIYHPLDIAPVDGKEYKLFREHIPHCLRTLRLLSKVKPDVVHITVPWPYWSFDSIIACSFLNLPTVVSFQLFYRYFYYSKFRLKIYHWCYSRNQKWIAISEDNKKFICQSLQISEEKIPVIYNGAKINAEFLDYSPEKNQQLRHQVRQEIGIYDNDKILLTVGRLHPQKGYRELVQVIFPIVQKFPNVKFVWIGEGDLRNHLVKEINKYKIENQVILLGYRSDVSRFLNAADLFIFPTHFEGGQSFAVSEAMAHGLPIVVSNASGMPEIIENKVHGLLFEKEDKHALLEAIIWALEHPQEMQEMANNAQKRVQDFSEEKMIEKTLALIKEITDNV
- a CDS encoding glycosyltransferase family 2 protein — protein: MISVITPVYNGEKFIESCLKVVIEQNCADVEHIIVDGGSKDRTVEIIEEYAEKYPHIRWISEPDQGQSDAMNKGIKITKGEIISFLNVDDFYEPNVLNRAAEIFKSLPDLSFLVGNCNILGDNDQIINVQKPAKLRLKDLLRGFMINPPPVNPSAYFYHKSIHEKAGLYDVDEHYVMDNEFFLRAIKVAKIKYIDETWGNFRHIPGTKSYYYGKVNNFFMERYNKLLKQHIKELPFFERLPFYWEWSIDSKIKYFYRHPQELLPSLIKKINSNQ